The DNA sequence CGGCTCTCGGCGTTGTAGTTGTGCGGGTAACCGAGGTGTACGTTCGCCACCCGATCGGCGGCGCCGTGGAGGGTGTAAATAGCCTGGATGGCCGGGAATTCCACGTCGGGCGTGTTCACCGTCCAGTCGCCGGCGGTCGAAATCATCATGAGCGGCCGTGGCGCGGCCAGGGCGCCGATCTCCACATTCTGGGCGTCGATCCGCAAGAGCGGGCTGTTTTCGCAGATACATCCGCCCTGGAAGTGCGCCGAGATCATATTCACGGGCGCGGCGACGCGAATACGGGGGTCGATCGCGGTGAGCATGAACGTCTGCGTCCCACCCCCCGAGGCGCCGGTCATGCCGATCCGTTCGGCGCTGACCTCCGGCAGGGCGCTCAGGTAGTCCAGCGCGCGTCGGCTATTCCAGAGTTGGAGGCCCATCGCGGAGAAACCCCACAGCTGGTAGAGCGGGTCATCGAAACGATGAGGAAAGCGGCCGGCCGTTTCGTTGTAGCCGATCATCGAATACGAGAAAACGACGTAGCCCTGCCGCGCAAACGAGATGGCGCGGCCGGGGATCGAGGCGATGTCGGTGTGTTCGAACCGGCCGTTTTCCCAGTGTCCGTGCGCCGACAGGATGGCGGGAAAGGGGCCTGTGCCCTCGGCAGGCCGGTACAGGGTACCCGTCAGGAAGAACCCCGGCCAGGTTTCCAGGGCGATGGCCTGGACGCTGTATCCGTCGCCCCGCGTGATTTCAGAAACACGCGGGCGGAGCGGCGTCGCCTCGGGCATTGGATGGAGACCATTGCTGACGAGGATATGATCGCGCAGCCAGGCAGCGCGGGATTCCCACTCGGCGAACGACGCATACGTCGCGGGGGTATGCGCATGATCCAGATGGTTGGCCGATTGGCTTGCGGCCGGCGCGGCGAAACCCAAACACAGGGCAATCGCGGTGAGCAGATAGCGGAGCTTCATGGGGGTGAGGAGTCCGGTTGGAAAGATCATCCGATGCGTACGGCCTGCCCGGCTTCGAGGAGCACATCGCGCTGGACCACTTCGCCTCCGATCCG is a window from the Rhodothermales bacterium genome containing:
- a CDS encoding CocE/NonD family hydrolase, which translates into the protein MKLRYLLTAIALCLGFAAPAASQSANHLDHAHTPATYASFAEWESRAAWLRDHILVSNGLHPMPEATPLRPRVSEITRGDGYSVQAIALETWPGFFLTGTLYRPAEGTGPFPAILSAHGHWENGRFEHTDIASIPGRAISFARQGYVVFSYSMIGYNETAGRFPHRFDDPLYQLWGFSAMGLQLWNSRRALDYLSALPEVSAERIGMTGASGGGTQTFMLTAIDPRIRVAAPVNMISAHFQGGCICENSPLLRIDAQNVEIGALAAPRPLMMISTAGDWTVNTPDVEFPAIQAIYTLHGAADRVANVHLGYPHNYNAESRAAVYDWFARWLTPANGALPEPADLRLLPADTLHADLPRPPAGPDALFRQYKAAAEEAFERARPVDAASLEAYRTLYGKALTHVLHEAPSDTADRMMYFAPTPSDAVDSAVLIVHSGAAASARTARSLARQHQIGGRLVAVLSPLPDPPHPPDSIEYSTTYNATMPVRQIRAIQRALDALGAREGIERVEVIGLDEAGVWTLFARALSPHVRTATIHLNGVDFSDDEDFLAHLPIPLIRRAGDLRTAVALIAPAPLTLTHLPEGPLAEWIRALYDALDASHALHISAVAN